One stretch of Amycolatopsis sp. 195334CR DNA includes these proteins:
- the aspS gene encoding aspartate--tRNA ligase, protein MLRTHNAGTLRAEHAGQTVVLTGWVARRRDHGGVIFIDLRDASGVAQVVFREGEMAERAHSLRSEFCLRVTGEVSARPEGNENPEIPTGAIEVLVTELEVLSESAVLPFPIDDRVDVGEEVRLKHRYLDLRRSGPAKAMRLRSEVNRAAREVLHAQDFVEVETPTMTRSTPEGARDFVIPARLKPGSWYALPQSPQLFKQLLMVGGLERYYQIARCYRDEDFRADRQPEFTQLDIEMSFVEQDDVIALGEDIVTALWKLIDVELPRPFRRLSYAEAMAKYGSDKPDLRFDLELTEMTEYFADTPFRVFQAPYVGAVVMAGGASQPRRTLDGWQEFAKQRGHRGLAYVLFNEDGTLGGPVAKNLSESEREGLAAAVGAKPGDCVFFAAGKATDARALLGAARVEIGHRLGLIDENAWSLVWVVDFPMFVSADESDDVAVGSGSWNALHHAFTSPTPEWIDKFEQDPGNALAYAYDIVCNGNEIGGGSIRIHRADVQKRVFELMGLSGEEAQEKFGFLLDAFQFGPPPHGGIAFGWDRITMLLAGADSLRDVIAFPKTGGGYDPLTAAPAPITAEQRKEAGVDAKPAPAKA, encoded by the coding sequence GTGCTTCGCACCCACAACGCCGGCACCCTGCGTGCCGAGCACGCCGGCCAGACCGTAGTCCTCACCGGCTGGGTGGCCCGTCGGCGCGATCACGGTGGCGTGATCTTCATCGACCTCCGCGACGCCAGCGGTGTCGCCCAGGTCGTCTTCCGCGAGGGCGAGATGGCCGAGCGCGCGCACAGCCTGCGCTCGGAGTTCTGCCTGCGCGTCACCGGCGAGGTCTCCGCGCGTCCCGAGGGCAACGAGAACCCCGAGATCCCGACAGGCGCCATCGAGGTCCTGGTGACCGAGCTCGAGGTGCTGTCCGAATCGGCCGTGCTGCCGTTCCCGATCGACGACCGGGTCGACGTCGGCGAGGAGGTGCGCCTCAAGCACCGCTACCTCGACCTGCGCCGCAGCGGCCCGGCGAAGGCCATGCGCCTGCGCAGCGAGGTCAACCGCGCGGCCCGCGAGGTGCTCCACGCGCAGGACTTCGTCGAGGTCGAGACCCCGACCATGACCCGGTCGACCCCCGAGGGCGCGCGCGACTTCGTCATCCCGGCGCGGCTCAAGCCCGGCTCCTGGTACGCGCTGCCGCAGTCGCCGCAGCTGTTCAAGCAGCTGCTCATGGTCGGCGGGCTGGAGCGGTACTACCAGATCGCCCGCTGCTACCGGGACGAGGACTTCCGCGCCGACCGCCAGCCCGAGTTCACCCAGCTCGACATCGAGATGAGCTTCGTCGAGCAGGACGACGTGATCGCGCTCGGCGAGGACATCGTCACCGCGCTGTGGAAGCTGATCGACGTCGAACTGCCGCGACCGTTCCGCCGCCTCAGCTACGCCGAGGCCATGGCGAAGTACGGCTCGGACAAGCCCGACCTGCGCTTCGACCTCGAACTGACCGAGATGACCGAGTACTTCGCCGACACCCCGTTCCGGGTGTTCCAGGCGCCGTACGTCGGTGCCGTGGTGATGGCCGGTGGCGCGAGCCAGCCGCGCCGCACGCTCGACGGCTGGCAGGAGTTCGCCAAGCAGCGCGGCCACCGCGGCCTCGCCTACGTGCTGTTCAACGAGGACGGCACGCTCGGCGGCCCGGTCGCCAAGAACCTGTCCGAGTCCGAGCGCGAAGGGCTCGCCGCGGCCGTCGGCGCGAAGCCCGGTGACTGCGTGTTCTTCGCCGCGGGCAAGGCGACCGACGCCCGTGCGCTGCTCGGCGCCGCGCGCGTGGAGATCGGCCACCGGCTCGGCCTGATCGACGAGAACGCCTGGTCGCTGGTCTGGGTGGTCGACTTCCCGATGTTCGTCTCGGCCGACGAGTCCGACGACGTCGCGGTCGGCAGCGGCAGCTGGAACGCCCTGCACCACGCGTTCACCTCGCCGACGCCGGAGTGGATCGACAAGTTCGAGCAGGACCCGGGCAACGCGCTGGCCTACGCCTACGACATCGTCTGCAACGGCAACGAGATCGGCGGCGGCTCCATCCGTATCCACCGCGCCGACGTGCAGAAGCGCGTGTTCGAGCTGATGGGCCTGTCCGGTGAGGAGGCCCAGGAGAAGTTCGGCTTCCTGCTCGACGCCTTCCAGTTCGGCCCGCCGCCGCACGGCGGCATCGCCTTCGGCTGGGACCGCATCACCATGCTGCTGGCCGGCGCGGACTCGCTGCGCGACGTGATCGCCTTCCCGAAGACGGGCGGCGGGTACGACCCGCTGACCGCCGCGCCCGCGCCGATCACCGCCGAGCAGCGCAAGGAAGCCGGCGTGGACGCGAAGCCGGCCCCCGCCAAGGCGTGA
- a CDS encoding bifunctional 2-polyprenyl-6-hydroxyphenol methylase/3-demethylubiquinol 3-O-methyltransferase UbiG, translating into MPDPIFAHPRLAPIYDAFDGERDDLTTYLDIADELGASHVLDLGCGTGSLAVLLVERGFAVTGVDPAEASLEVARAKDPDGKVTWLHGDAGALPALDADLAVMTANVAQVFLTDDDWARTLRGIHAALRPGGHLAFETRRPARKAWQDWAADPAHVVLDVAGVGPVEQWREVTSVDLPLVSFRHTYRFHADGTVLTSDSTLRFRDRDEVESTLAANGFRVLEVRDAPDRPGREFVFFAERTT; encoded by the coding sequence GTGCCGGACCCGATCTTCGCCCACCCCCGCCTCGCGCCGATCTACGACGCCTTCGACGGGGAGCGCGACGACCTGACCACCTACCTCGACATCGCCGACGAGTTAGGCGCGTCGCACGTACTCGACCTCGGCTGCGGCACCGGATCGCTGGCGGTCCTGCTGGTTGAACGCGGGTTCGCGGTCACCGGGGTCGATCCGGCCGAAGCCTCACTCGAAGTCGCGCGCGCCAAGGATCCCGACGGCAAGGTCACCTGGCTCCACGGCGACGCCGGCGCGTTGCCCGCGCTCGACGCCGACCTGGCGGTGATGACCGCGAACGTGGCGCAGGTCTTCCTCACCGACGACGACTGGGCACGGACGTTGCGCGGCATCCACGCCGCGCTCCGCCCGGGCGGTCACCTCGCGTTCGAAACCAGGAGGCCCGCACGGAAGGCATGGCAGGACTGGGCCGCCGATCCGGCGCACGTCGTGCTCGACGTCGCCGGAGTGGGACCCGTGGAGCAATGGCGGGAGGTCACCTCGGTGGACCTTCCGCTCGTCTCCTTCCGCCACACCTACCGCTTCCACGCGGACGGCACGGTGCTCACCTCCGACTCGACCCTCCGGTTCCGCGACCGCGACGAGGTGGAATCCACCTTGGCCGCCAACGGTTTCCGCGTGCTGGAGGTACGAGACGCGCCCGACCGCCCCGGCCGCGAGTTCGTCTTCTTCGCCGAACGCACGACCTGA
- a CDS encoding GNAT family N-acetyltransferase: MGTWDTGPFDSDAARTFAAELDEVDEEFRPEVIRRAVASAADSTGWLDSGTGQRAVAAAALVAAGQPGGAAVDMRGGPELPVPPLSEQYREIAARALARVGGPESELAELWEEGEAAGPWRRELALLRDLLRPEPKVRIEPWTADDLWLLRRANTPEMTAHTGGPETEEKLLDRQRRYLDTARPDSVDRMFRIRFDGELAGTVGYWKRTWLGKEVYETGWGVFPEFRGKGVAVRAVRLALASAREEARFAEVHAYPSVHNAPSNALCRKAGFTFVAPCEFEHPPGHWMQCNDWRFELL, encoded by the coding sequence ATGGGTACCTGGGACACCGGGCCCTTCGACAGCGACGCGGCGCGCACATTCGCCGCCGAGCTGGACGAAGTGGACGAGGAGTTCCGGCCGGAGGTGATCCGTCGAGCGGTGGCGAGCGCGGCGGATTCGACCGGATGGCTGGACTCGGGCACCGGGCAACGAGCGGTCGCGGCGGCAGCGTTGGTCGCTGCCGGGCAGCCGGGTGGAGCAGCCGTGGACATGCGTGGCGGACCGGAACTTCCGGTGCCACCACTGAGCGAGCAGTACCGGGAAATCGCCGCGCGCGCACTCGCGCGGGTGGGCGGACCGGAGTCCGAACTGGCCGAACTGTGGGAGGAGGGCGAGGCCGCTGGACCATGGCGACGGGAGCTGGCGCTGTTGCGCGATTTGCTGCGCCCGGAGCCGAAAGTGCGTATCGAGCCGTGGACGGCCGATGATCTGTGGCTGCTCCGGCGGGCCAACACGCCGGAAATGACCGCGCACACGGGCGGTCCGGAAACGGAGGAGAAGCTGCTCGATCGGCAGCGGCGCTATCTGGACACCGCGCGTCCCGATTCGGTGGACCGCATGTTCCGGATCCGGTTCGACGGCGAACTGGCGGGCACCGTGGGCTACTGGAAGCGAACCTGGCTGGGAAAGGAGGTGTACGAAACCGGCTGGGGAGTGTTTCCGGAGTTCCGGGGCAAGGGCGTCGCGGTGCGGGCGGTACGGCTGGCACTGGCGAGCGCGCGAGAAGAAGCGCGGTTCGCCGAGGTGCACGCCTATCCGTCGGTGCACAACGCGCCATCCAACGCGCTGTGCCGGAAAGCGGGCTTCACCTTCGTCGCGCCGTGCGAGTTCGAACACCCGCCGGGGCACTGGATGCAGTGCAACGACTGGCGCTTCGAACTCCTCTGA
- a CDS encoding dihydrodipicolinate synthase family protein has product MTIAEVRAEEDDLLRPPVRGVSPVLEVPFADNGDLDVPGFRRVVRYVLGTGVGSVMFPGFASEFHKLGEWERELLTGILLEETATRPEVSAIIAVQDHATRLAVRRAVAAVAAGADLINLLPPHFLAPSRRSIVSHVRAVLAAVAPTPVVLQYAPTETGTSLDGATLSEIAREHPNLALVKVESSPPGALIAELAAADPPLPAVEGYAGVQLPDAFRRGAVGTQPGCSFTEVYVELWRRFSEGDEAGGMELYRRLLPYISYWMLDTELIVAAEKLISVRRGLFASAHCREPGHVLDAEEIRMVDRFLAEFADLLPPLG; this is encoded by the coding sequence ATGACCATCGCGGAGGTGCGGGCCGAGGAGGACGACTTGCTGCGGCCGCCGGTGCGCGGGGTGTCGCCGGTGCTGGAGGTGCCGTTCGCCGACAACGGCGACCTGGACGTGCCGGGGTTCCGGCGCGTGGTGCGGTACGTGCTGGGGACCGGGGTGGGCAGCGTGATGTTCCCCGGGTTCGCCTCGGAGTTCCACAAGCTGGGGGAGTGGGAGCGCGAGCTGCTCACCGGGATCCTGCTGGAGGAGACCGCCACCCGGCCCGAGGTGTCGGCGATCATCGCCGTGCAGGACCACGCCACGCGGCTGGCGGTGCGGCGCGCGGTCGCCGCGGTCGCCGCCGGGGCCGACCTGATCAACCTGCTGCCGCCCCACTTCCTGGCCCCGTCGCGCCGGTCGATCGTGTCGCACGTGCGGGCCGTGCTCGCCGCGGTCGCGCCGACGCCGGTGGTGCTGCAGTACGCGCCCACCGAGACCGGCACCAGCCTCGACGGCGCCACGCTGTCGGAAATCGCTCGTGAGCACCCGAACCTGGCGCTGGTGAAGGTCGAGTCGAGCCCACCGGGCGCGCTGATCGCGGAACTCGCCGCCGCCGACCCGCCGCTGCCCGCCGTCGAGGGCTACGCGGGGGTCCAGCTGCCGGACGCGTTCCGCCGGGGTGCGGTGGGCACGCAGCCGGGGTGCTCGTTCACCGAGGTCTACGTCGAACTGTGGCGACGGTTCAGCGAGGGCGACGAGGCCGGCGGCATGGAGCTGTACCGGCGGCTGCTGCCCTACATCTCCTACTGGATGCTCGACACCGAGCTGATCGTGGCCGCGGAGAAGCTGATCTCGGTGCGCCGGGGGCTGTTCGCCAGCGCGCACTGCCGCGAACCGGGGCACGTGCTGGACGCGGAGGAGATCCGGATGGTCGACCGGTTCCTGGCCGAGTTCGCCGACCTGCTGCCGCCGCTCGGTTGA
- a CDS encoding Rv2578c family radical SAM protein — protein sequence MRWDRQRIGGEGEQAIPGLAGLVRSVTSPEFAGVTFHEVHARSVLNKVPGSSAVPFSWTVNPYRGCSHACTYCLAGDTEVLMADGDLKPLEEIEVGDEVFGTRSHQGHRRGAPTRVLAHWVTVKRAYRVVLENGAELIASGDHRFLTERGWRHVVADRPGPAARPHLAVGEQLVGISLYTTELPARLGVVRVEDLGREIPMYDLTTGTGDFIANGVVSHNCFARKSHTYLDFDAGKDFDSQVVVKVNAPEVLAAQLRKPSWTREHVAMGTNTDPYQRAEGRYRLMPGIISALADSGTPFSILTKGTVLTRDLPLLSSVSTEVPVGLSVSIALLDRELQQRLEPGTPSPQARLELVRRIRDAGLPCGVLVAPILPGLTDSDEALDSLLAAIAAAGATSVTAIALHLRPGAREWFARWLAVEHPALVPLYRELYGRGSYAKPVYRKQLSARFARLMRRHGLDSNVFRTSEVAPVEPAGALPVQRRESAAPVQESLFPL from the coding sequence GTGCGGTGGGACAGGCAGCGGATCGGTGGCGAGGGTGAACAGGCGATTCCCGGGCTGGCCGGGTTGGTGCGCTCGGTGACTTCACCCGAGTTCGCCGGTGTGACGTTCCACGAGGTGCACGCGCGCTCGGTGCTGAACAAGGTGCCCGGCTCGTCCGCGGTGCCGTTCAGCTGGACGGTCAACCCGTACCGCGGGTGCTCCCACGCGTGCACCTACTGCCTGGCCGGCGACACCGAAGTGCTGATGGCCGACGGCGACCTCAAACCGCTCGAGGAGATCGAGGTCGGCGACGAGGTGTTCGGCACCCGGTCGCACCAGGGGCACCGCCGCGGCGCACCCACGCGCGTGCTCGCGCACTGGGTGACGGTCAAGCGCGCGTACCGCGTGGTGCTGGAGAACGGCGCCGAGCTGATCGCCAGCGGTGACCACCGGTTCCTGACCGAACGCGGCTGGCGGCACGTGGTCGCCGACCGCCCGGGGCCGGCCGCGCGACCGCACCTCGCGGTGGGCGAGCAACTGGTCGGCATCAGCCTGTACACCACGGAACTGCCCGCGCGGCTGGGGGTCGTGCGGGTGGAGGACCTCGGGCGCGAGATCCCGATGTACGACCTGACCACCGGCACCGGCGACTTCATCGCGAACGGCGTGGTGAGCCACAACTGCTTCGCCCGCAAGTCGCACACCTACCTGGATTTCGACGCCGGCAAGGATTTCGACAGCCAGGTGGTGGTCAAGGTCAACGCGCCCGAGGTGCTGGCCGCCCAGCTGCGCAAGCCGAGCTGGACGCGCGAGCACGTCGCGATGGGCACGAACACCGATCCCTACCAGCGCGCCGAAGGCCGGTACCGGCTGATGCCGGGCATCATCTCCGCGCTGGCCGACTCGGGCACGCCGTTCTCCATCCTGACCAAGGGCACCGTGCTGACCAGGGACCTGCCGCTGCTGTCCTCGGTCAGCACCGAGGTGCCGGTCGGGCTGAGCGTGTCGATCGCGCTGCTGGACCGCGAACTGCAGCAGCGCCTCGAACCCGGCACACCGAGCCCGCAGGCGCGGCTGGAGCTGGTGCGCCGGATCCGCGATGCCGGGCTGCCCTGCGGCGTGCTGGTGGCGCCGATCCTGCCCGGCCTGACCGATTCGGACGAGGCGCTCGACAGCCTGCTCGCCGCGATCGCCGCGGCGGGTGCAACCAGCGTGACCGCGATCGCCCTGCACCTGCGGCCCGGCGCGCGGGAATGGTTCGCCCGCTGGCTGGCCGTGGAGCACCCGGCGCTCGTGCCGTTGTACCGCGAGCTGTACGGCCGCGGCAGCTACGCCAAACCGGTCTACCGCAAGCAGCTGTCCGCCCGGTTCGCCCGGCTCATGCGACGCCACGGCCTCGATTCGAACGTCTTCCGGACCAGCGAGGTCGCACCGGTTGAACCGGCCGGCGCGCTCCCCGTGCAGCGCCGCGAATCGGCGGCACCCGTGCAGGAGTCGCTCTTCCCGCTGTAG
- a CDS encoding DUF389 domain-containing protein yields the protein MLHLRAVSPPDKTDRVLEVLSDHRGATHLVLIKDAAIDPAGDVVEADIARESADEIIDALCVLDLDHSGGITLEVIDTALSDAADRAEEEAPGEGADAVVWQELLARTGEESRPNATFISFLTIACLLAAVGVVTDSSVTIVGAMVVGPEFGPLAAIAVGLVLRRWDLVRRAAAALAVGFPVAMLITLGGTVLGEATGLFDRAALLGDHEVDFIYQVGPYSLIVALLAGAAGMLSLTSAKSAALVGVFISVTTVPAAGYAVVAAVLNEWGRCIGSVVQLVINLVGIVVAAAVVLMLRRRGQRKASTERPLSRG from the coding sequence GTGCTGCACCTGAGAGCGGTTTCGCCACCGGACAAGACGGACCGCGTGCTCGAGGTGCTGTCGGATCACCGCGGGGCCACGCACCTCGTGCTGATCAAGGACGCCGCGATCGATCCCGCGGGCGATGTGGTGGAGGCCGACATCGCCCGCGAGTCGGCGGACGAGATCATCGACGCGTTGTGCGTGCTCGACCTCGACCACTCCGGCGGCATCACGCTCGAGGTGATCGACACCGCGCTGTCCGACGCCGCCGACCGCGCCGAGGAGGAAGCGCCCGGCGAGGGCGCCGACGCGGTGGTGTGGCAGGAGCTCCTCGCCCGCACGGGGGAGGAGTCGCGGCCCAACGCCACCTTCATCAGCTTCCTGACCATCGCCTGCCTGCTCGCCGCGGTCGGGGTGGTGACCGACTCCTCGGTGACCATCGTCGGCGCGATGGTGGTGGGCCCGGAGTTCGGCCCGCTCGCCGCGATCGCCGTCGGCCTGGTGTTGCGCCGGTGGGACCTGGTGCGCCGCGCGGCGGCGGCGCTCGCGGTCGGCTTCCCGGTCGCGATGCTGATCACCCTGGGCGGCACGGTGCTCGGGGAGGCGACCGGCCTGTTCGACCGCGCGGCCCTGCTCGGTGACCACGAAGTGGACTTCATCTACCAGGTGGGCCCGTACTCGCTGATCGTCGCGCTGCTCGCCGGCGCGGCCGGGATGCTCTCGCTGACCTCGGCGAAGTCGGCCGCGCTGGTCGGGGTGTTCATCTCGGTGACCACGGTTCCGGCGGCCGGCTACGCGGTTGTCGCGGCCGTACTTAACGAGTGGGGCCGCTGTATCGGTTCCGTCGTCCAGCTCGTGATAAACCTGGTGGGGATCGTCGTGGCCGCGGCCGTTGTGCTGATGCTGCGCCGCAGGGGACAACGCAAGGCCTCCACGGAACGTCCACTCTCACGCGGGTGA
- a CDS encoding NIPSNAP family protein, protein MNLPVLELRQYTLRPGRRDELVELFDREFVTGQEACGMRVLGQFRDADDPDRFVWLRGFADLPTRAASLAAFYGGPVWAEHGPAANATMLDSDNVLLLRPAGPDAGFAPVATASTGVYTATICAVVSPGFGSFFAESVSRQLDQPPLAQLETLAVENNFPRLPVREGESVFAWISRFADEESARKQAWRERVDFGDTLAAEPRTLVLHPTAGSALR, encoded by the coding sequence ATGAACCTTCCTGTGCTCGAACTGCGGCAGTACACGCTGCGCCCCGGTCGCCGTGACGAACTGGTCGAACTGTTCGACCGCGAGTTCGTCACCGGCCAGGAGGCGTGCGGGATGCGGGTGCTCGGCCAGTTCCGCGACGCGGACGATCCGGACCGCTTCGTCTGGCTGCGGGGATTCGCGGACCTGCCGACGCGGGCCGCCTCGCTGGCGGCCTTCTATGGCGGCCCGGTCTGGGCCGAGCACGGCCCGGCCGCGAACGCGACCATGCTCGACTCCGACAACGTCCTGCTGCTGCGACCGGCCGGACCGGACGCCGGATTCGCGCCGGTCGCCACCGCGTCGACCGGGGTCTACACCGCCACGATCTGCGCGGTGGTCTCGCCCGGCTTCGGCTCTTTCTTCGCGGAATCCGTGTCGCGCCAGTTGGACCAGCCGCCGCTCGCGCAGCTCGAAACCCTGGCCGTGGAGAACAACTTCCCACGGCTGCCGGTGCGCGAGGGGGAGTCGGTCTTCGCCTGGATCTCCCGCTTCGCCGACGAGGAATCGGCCAGGAAACAGGCCTGGCGGGAACGGGTCGATTTCGGCGACACGCTGGCCGCGGAACCCCGGACGCTGGTGCTGCACCCGACCGCCGGCTCGGCACTGCGCTGA